Proteins encoded together in one Eublepharis macularius isolate TG4126 chromosome 2, MPM_Emac_v1.0, whole genome shotgun sequence window:
- the RASSF10 gene encoding ras association domain-containing protein 10, whose amino-acid sequence MEPEEKKISVWICQEEKLISGLSKRTTCSDVVRVLLDDSRRRRQEPEQEEQQQQLGSLQECGEGMLAGPPQSYCIVEKWRGFERILPNKTKILRLWAAWGDEQENVRFVLVRSEASLPNTGPRSAEARVVPSKDSPCHHGLGTAARASLALSQERQRRVVRKAFRKLAKINKRRGPPPHEEPPAKEASAAERMETLVHLVLSQDHTIRQQVKRIRELDREIDRYEAKVHFDRMKRHGVNYVQDTYLVGGEAELSEGAEETEQPTGGEGAAGGDRDRDQEEYAWQWEQVARLQEQWRRQEELVEQLAGEIQQELNERWMKRRREELAAARGSSASLSETDCNTTELIGGDGGGELHVEQERVKTQLSTSLYIGLRLSTDLEAVKTDLESAQRSWADKERELQRLLDTLRALEVEQEEAPPGPSASPQRPEDCGRTDAAPIPSEVWGEQAARGLGKDCEENDEDSDTGLSSMHSQDSDSVPVCESLV is encoded by the coding sequence ATGGAGCCCGAGGAAAAGAAGATCTCGGTGTGGATCTGCCAGGAGGAGAAACTGATCTCGGGGCTTTCCAAGCGCACCACTTGCTCGGATGTGGTGCGGGTGCTCTTGGACGACagcaggcggcggcggcaggagcCGGAGCaggaagaacagcagcagcagctgggctCGCTGCAGGAGTGCGGCGAGGGGATGCTGGCGGGCCCCCCGCAATCTTACTGCATCGTGGAGAAGTGGCGGGGCTTCGAGAGGATCCTGCCCAACAAGACCAAGATCCTGAGGCTCTGGGCGGCGTGGGGCGACGAGCAGGAGAACGTGCGCTTCGTGCTGGTGCGCAGCGAGGCGTCCCTGCCCAACACGGGGCCCAGGAGCGCCGAGGCCCGGGTGGTGCCCAGCAAGGACAGCCCCTGCCACCATGGCCTGGGGACCGCGGCTAGGGCCAGCCTGGCTCTGAGCCAGGAGCGGCAGCGCCGCGTGGTGCGCAAAGCCTTCCGCAAGCTGGCCAAGATCAACAAGCGCAGGGGGCCGCCGCCGCACGAGGAGCCGCCGGCCAAGGAGGCGTCCGCGGCGGAGAGGATGGAGACCCTGGTGCACCTCGTGCTCTCGCAGGACCACACCATCCGCCAGCAGGTCAAGCGCATCCGCGAGTTGGACCGGGAGATCGACCGCTACGAGGCCAAGGTCCACTTCGACCGCATGAAGCGCCACGGGGTCAACTACGTGCAGGACACTTACTTGGTCGGGGGCGAGGCGGAGCTCTCCGAGGGCGCCGAGGAGACGGAGCAGCCCACCGGCGGGGAGGGGGCGGCGGGCGGCGACCGGGACCGGGACCAGGAGGAGTACGCCTGGCAGTGGGAGCAGGTGGCGcggctgcaggagcagtggcGCCGCCAGGAGGAGCTGGTCGAGCAGCTGGCCGGCGAGATCCAGCAGGAGCTTAACGAGCGCTGGATGAAGCGGCGGCGGGAGGAGCTGGCGGCCGCCCGGGGCTCCAGCGCCAGCCTCTCCGAGACGGACTGCAACACCACCGAGCTCATCGGCGGCGACGGCGGCGGGGAGTTGCACGTGGAGCAGGAGCGCGTCAAGACGCAGCTGAGCACCAGCCTCTACATCGGCCTGCGCCTCAGCACCGACCTGGAGGCCGTCAAGACTGACCTGGAGTCCGCGCAGCGCTCCTGGGCCGACAAGGAGCGGGAGCTGCAGCGCCTGCTCGACACCCTCCGGGCCCTCGAAGTGGAGCAGGAGGAGGCGCCCCCGGGCCCTTCCGCCTCCCCTCAGCGGCCCGAGGACTGCGGGCGCACGGACGCGGCGCCCATCCCCTCGGAGGTCTGGGGGGAACAGGCGGCCCGGGGCTTGGGCAAGGACTGCGAGGAAAACGACGAGGATTCCGACACGGGCTTGAGTTCCATGCACAGCCAAGACTCAGACTCGGTGCCCGTTTGCGAATCCCTCGTATAG